A segment of the Frankineae bacterium MT45 genome:
CGAGCGGCCATATCGTCGACGGAGGAAACATCCCGCGTGAAGCCGAGCGCCTGCTGCTCGTTCAGATCGATGATCGCCGTCAATCCGGAGAGTCTGTGGTGGCCGGCGAACATGGCGGCCTCCCAGATGGATCCTTCGTTGCACTCGGCGTCGCTGACGAGGGCGATCACCCGGCGTGATGACCCCTGCATCTTGGCGGCCAATGCCGCACCGACGGCCATGGGCAACCCCTGGCCGAGAGAGCCGGTGCTGAAATCGATCCCGCGCAGCGCGTTCTCCGGATGTACTCCGAGCAGCGAGTCGTCGGCGCAGTACGTGTCCAGATCCGATTCGCTCAGCTGGCCGATGTGGTTGAGCATCGCGAAGAGGGCGAGCGCGGCGTGCCCCTTGGATAAAACGAAGCGATCCCGGTCGGCATCGTCGGGGTTGATGTTGTCCATCACCTCGTACGCGGCCGCGATCAGGTCAGCGACTGAGAGTGCCGACCCGATATGTCCGACTCCAGCGCGTTTGGACTGTTTGAGAACGGTCCTTCGAATGTGCAGCGCCGCCTCTCTCGATGAGACTGCGGACGCGCTCGTTGCGGTTACGTCGATACCCATATTGAGGTCAGACGTTAGCAGATTCGAGTCGGACAATTCGGTCGCCGTGACGGGTGTTGCACGGATTCCACGTGAACCGCCACGCGCTCGTCGCGGCCTGAAAAGTTCGTTGGATAACCTGTCGCGATGAAGCTGAACCTTGGGTCGGGCTGGGACAACCGCGACGGTTACATCAACGTGGATTTTCTTGCCGTCCACCAGCCTGACGTGGTGGCCGACGTCTTCAAGTTGCCCTTTGCGTCGCACTCGGTATCAGAGGTCTTTGGGCAGGATGTGTTGGAGCATCTCCCGCGCACTGCGACGGGCGACGCATTGGCCGAGTGGCGTCGCGTGACAAGGGACGGCGGTGTCGCGCGAATTCGGGTACCAAGCCTGTTCCATGCGGCTGACCTGATGCAGCGCACGGACACGCTCGAGATGCACGAACTGTTGCTGCAGAACCTTTATGGCACGCAGGCGTACACCGGCGACATACACCTGACCAGCTTTACCGATCGGACCATCGCCGCCGCGTTCCACGCGGCCGGGTTTCGTATGGTCACCGCAGAGCTCGTCGATCAGTGGATGTGGGACATCACGGCCGTCGGTGCTGACGGCCCGCCGCTGGCATTGTTCTGGGATTCGGGCTTCTACGTTGAGGAGTCTTCGTCGCCGGTCGGATCGACGCCGTCGGGCGAGCCCACGCGTTGGCGCTGGTGCGATCGAGACGGCTCGATCTCGCTCGTCAACACCGGTGACACCCGTCTGCGTGCGTCGCTCACCTTCGAGCTTGTCGCCCCGCACGCGCCCGGGGCGGCGGTGACGGTTCGAATCGGCGTCGAAGGGCGATCTGCCCCGGTCGGAGAACCCATCACGATAGATTTCGACGTCGAGGCAGGCCAGCGTCTGGTGATCGACCTCCACGCTCCATTCGATCAACTCGATGCACCCGCCGACGCGCGAAAGCTCTACTTCCAGACCCAGCATGTCGCGCTTACGGCGCAGCCGGCGAGCGGAGGCAGCCCACCCACGCTGAACGGAATGGAGTTCATCTCTGACGTGGCGGAGTCGAGCACCGACCCGGCGCAGCCTCCCGCTGAGCTGCCGACTCCGCAGGCGTCCGGCCCCGAGAAGCGCAGCCGGCGTGCGCTCAAGCGGATCGCCGCGCGGCTGCCCTAACCCGCATGCGAGTGGCGCGAAAGCTCAGCCAGTGAGCTCGTCCAGGTCGGACTGGACCATTCGCTGTACCAACTCCGCGAAGCCAACCGACGGACGCCAGCCGAGCTGCTCACGGGCCTTGCCGGCATCACCGAGCAGCTCGAACGGGTCGGCCGGCCGCATGAACGCCGGATCGGAGCCGACGAGCGGCTGCCAGTCCGTGATCCCCACATGGTTGAAGGCCGCCTCGACGAAGTCGCGCACTGAGTGGGCCTCGCCGGTGGCCACGATGTAGTCGTCGGCCACCGCATGCTCGTTCGCCAGCACCATCGC
Coding sequences within it:
- a CDS encoding transketolase subunit A, with the protein product MGIDVTATSASAVSSREAALHIRRTVLKQSKRAGVGHIGSALSVADLIAAAYEVMDNINPDDADRDRFVLSKGHAALALFAMLNHIGQLSESDLDTYCADDSLLGVHPENALRGIDFSTGSLGQGLPMAVGAALAAKMQGSSRRVIALVSDAECNEGSIWEAAMFAGHHRLSGLTAIIDLNEQQALGFTRDVSSVDDMAARWRAFGWDTIEVDGHDHDSLIQHLSAPARPDAAPRVLVARTTFGCGVSFMERQIKWHYLPMNDEQFADAMNEVEAGR
- a CDS encoding Methyltransferase domain-containing protein yields the protein MKLNLGSGWDNRDGYINVDFLAVHQPDVVADVFKLPFASHSVSEVFGQDVLEHLPRTATGDALAEWRRVTRDGGVARIRVPSLFHAADLMQRTDTLEMHELLLQNLYGTQAYTGDIHLTSFTDRTIAAAFHAAGFRMVTAELVDQWMWDITAVGADGPPLALFWDSGFYVEESSSPVGSTPSGEPTRWRWCDRDGSISLVNTGDTRLRASLTFELVAPHAPGAAVTVRIGVEGRSAPVGEPITIDFDVEAGQRLVIDLHAPFDQLDAPADARKLYFQTQHVALTAQPASGGSPPTLNGMEFISDVAESSTDPAQPPAELPTPQASGPEKRSRRALKRIAARLP